A region of the Cryptococcus deuterogattii R265 chromosome 1, complete sequence genome:
TAGGCCTCGTTCAGCGATCAAATTTCTTTACTATGATCAAGACTTACAGGGTTGTAAGGAATGTCCGCTCCTCTCAGATTAAACACCCAAGCAATCTCATCAAGCGATGCTACAACCATACCGGGACTCCCTATCTTTACAAGCTTGTCCCTCAAACGCCTCAATTTGGAAGAGACGGGTTCCCCAGTGTACTTGTCAGCAAGTTGGAATATGGGTTGAGAAGGTCGAAGAGGACGGGAAGGAGGTACCCAAAGGGAATCGATCAAGTTGGGGGTAGGGATGagtcttgaagaagatgagccTGGGGTAGGTGAAgacaagggaagggaagagtggagcgAGAGTGCTTCAGAGTACGGAATGACGGTCGGATCGATACCGATCAAAGAATTAGGTGAAACTTCCTGATCACGTTGTTAGATTAATTCTCAAGTACTTAGAATCAGACAGATATCTACAGTGCTAAGCCACTGGGCCCAAGTAGGTACTTCCGGCAGCccactcttcatcaaagCCCATCTGAAACAGGCCGTCATTGACCAATCCGGATTTGGGCATAAGGTTCACTTACCCTTCACCGAGTTGCTTTTCTGCTTGGAGCCAGTATCTGCCATCAGTCCAGCAGAGTGCTTTGTCATGAGTTATGACCGCGCAGCCGGCAGACCCGGTGAATCCTGTAATATAGGCCCGTCGGGCATCACATGGTGCCAGATATTCAGAAGCGTCTACAAGCAATAGCGATTACAAAGGCTCAGTTATCAGCAACCAGCCAGAGATGTAGGTGCGTATGCCTTACGAGCGTCTTCCGAAGGTACCACACTGCATCTTATCAGTTTCGGAAAGTGATAAATCCATTGTACGCACTAAGCATCAACGCCTtgctccttcatcaactgCCTTACGCCCGAAAGCTTGCTGGATGACACTGCCATCTTCGAATAGGCTTTCTGTGTTAATCTGTGGGTGATTTTGATAATATCGATGATATTCTGAATGATTAATATATAAGATATCGATGCAAGAACGAAGGCAAAAAGGTTAAGGGAAATAAAGTGCGAAAAGAGCATGTGGTCAGGTCTATTATTATGGAGGCGGGGACTCCCGATGCCTGCTTTATTTTGTCGGAGCAATATAATCATTACTTAATtaagagaggatgaggatcctcttctcttctgttGCCCAGGTACGCACATCTCCGTGTCGCTACAACGAACTGCTGCTCTATCACATCGCACCTCGCACGACCACCTCACAGAATGTTACTGAGGGGATATTTAGCTCTGAAAATACCGGCACAGGCGTGCAGAAAGGACAGATTACGCTGTTTTGCCTCCAGCGCTCGAAGTGCCGCCAGGTTAAAGGGCAGCCATTATGACGCCCTCATGTTGCCAAATAATGCGACCAAGCAGCAGATCAAGGCAAAGTTCTATGAAGTAAGTGTGCATAACGGACTCCATGTGTGAAGGACCCTGGTCGACAATCGACGCTCTGGCTAAATGGCGAACTGCAGTTGTCAAAAAAATACCACCCCGATAAAACTGGCGGCGATATATCCAAGTTTCACGAAATCAATGATGCTTACGCGACGCTGGGTGATGAAAGCAAAAGGTAAGCTTCCGGGTCTCCTCCCTTGAGCGAATATTGTGCCCACAAGGCTGCAGACGGCAGTATGACATCTCAATAATACCAGcctctcattctcctcgcCGGCCCCATGCCTCGAATCCCGCACATCACTCCTCATTCCGCCCAAATGATCCATACTTGCATCGTGCAGCGCAAGGCCCACATAGGGCTTGGCATGGTCAACACACTACCTCACATCCACCCCCGGGTTGGAGACCTAAGACCGAGACATACAAACCCTTTGGCTATCGAACACCACCCAACTGGCAGTACTCTCCGGAGTATAATTATTCGCATGCCCCCAATGCTCGTACGACGGATCCTGCAGGATGGGGTAAGCGTAGAGCAACtcaaggagagaaggaagagaaacatgcaggaggaggaggggtaTGGAGGTTTGTCATTGTTGTGGGACTGATTTTCACTGTGATTTCGCTGGGAGGAAGTCTGACGGCAAACACGGAAAGTGAGAAAGATTGGGCATACGAGTCACTGGGGgaaaatgatgaggaaaaaaaCTCATCATAGTCATCTTATTGCGGGACAATAATAGAGACGTGTGTGCATTGTTTGTAGTGCTTGTACTATTAGAGTGATTAAGGTGTCCCTTCATTGCTTCGTTGTAACAGTAAATAGCATGGTGCATAGATTGGACTTGAATTGCGGAATCAATCACTTATTAAGAGCCTACCACTAATGGATTAGCGGCACCAAAATTCGGGTATGCGCTGTAATGCATAACCGGCTGGCGTGCTGCATCAGTCAGTATTAACAGTATCAACTGTCATCGTTAATTCTTCGTTCGTCATTTCCGTATCAGCAGCTCGATCTTCAACGACAGGTTTCACACAGCAGATCAGAATGCAATCTTTCCTTAACGGCACTGAATGCGGCCCGTCCAACCCTCTCAAACAGGTCGCTCAGAGGGAAGGAGTGGATAATTCCCTTTTCAAGGTAAGCTACCTCCTCAATGTCCTCTTCTGATGGTAAAATCGCTTAGGATCGCCTTGCACCCCAATCATCTACACAACTGAATGCATTTCggccttctccatcctttgGTCCACAAAGTCAAGCACCAATAGCGCGGCATGTCAATCCCACCCCGCACCCATTCAATCTCTCTCATTTGTCAGCTGCTTTGGCAGAATCCAGTCGGAGCGACAGCGCTTCTCCAGTACCTACAGCTTCTCAAGTGCCATTGGGACCGAACTTTGAGGCTAGGTGGAATGATGCAATGGTCAATGGACTTAAACCCCCTCCTTCTGTAACTCAGGCTGCCTTTCGGACTCCTGTTCAATGGGCCTCGCCGCCATCCCAACAGAGTAATTGGGTCGAAGGATATGAAAAATGGCAGTCTTCAcaagagaaggggaaacAGAGGGATATTGAGCCTGGTCCTCAAATGGCCTATAACCCTTCGTACTATGGCGGTATACCAGGCGCTTCAATGGGCTTGAGCCAAGGCATGGGCCTGGGCTACCAGCCGTCTTTCTCCCCTATTTACAGCCAAAATCTTCAGCAACCAcctgcttctcttcctcccgaGGTCCTTCTAGATCCAAAGCAGATGGAGGCCCTTTTTGCTCgagctgaggaagaatggaaggctACCGATGCCGCTTCGTCTCAGACATCGGAACAGGAGGAtgcaaaagggaaagggaaggaaaaggagatgtcAGCAGACGAAGAAACGGCCGAGGAAACTACTACAGATAATGTAGAAGAAATAAAGGAGGCTAAGGGTGATTTTGAAAAGGTTTGGGAAAGTTTGAAGCCTGAAGCAGAACGACTAAATAAATTGGCAGAATGGGAAAGGGACTTCTCTCAGGTACGTATAGTCTGTTTTCTCTACGACAGGATTCGTAAATTAAATAGATCATAGTTCACgaatgatgaggacgatcTTTTCGACGTCTTGAATGAGAGCCTAAACGGACCTGGTGTCGGTCAAGCGAACCTTGATCAACAAACTGATTTCCTTCAGGACGAACGGTTCGCGATGGGACAAGGTTTAGCACCAAGAGACGATGGTGTACCTCAGATGGCAGGTTATGAATTCAGTAAGTTCATACCGACGCATCGAAGACTTACAGTCCTGATGTAATCTCGGAAGGTTCCTCTTCACAACATTTGTCGTCCCTTTCTGCTTCCTACCTTTGGACTGAGGCCAATCACCTTTTGGCCTCTGGAGGTTCTCTGTCGGAAGCCGCTATTATGATTGAGCAATTCATTACGCGTTCGACGCCTCAGGAAAGGACCCAAATTAACGTATCTTTGACTGAAGCTTGGGCAACATTGGGGAGGGTCCACGCaatggatgaaaaagaagagaaagctCTTGAAGCGTTTCAAGAGGGCAGCAAGACTTTAGAACAGGAAGGCGTTACAGGAAAGGAGGGTGTTGCTGGCGAGATGCTCACAGTAAGTCATATTCTTTGTGCCTTGGCCCGAACTAAAACCAAAATAATAACAGAATCTCGCGATATCATATGTTAATGAATCCCTTGATCTGGCTGCCTTGTCAACTCTGCACAGATTCTTGAGTCTCACGCATCCAGCTTATGCCGGTCCTGCTCCTacaacctcttccccccTTCTCACCTCTCCCACTGCATCACCTTGGGTTCTCCACCAGCAAATGGCGGATTCTTTCCTCGCGCTAGCAAGAGAACAGTATCAAAAGGGTGAGAAAGTTGACCCAGATGTTCAAGTGGGGCTGGGGACCTTGTTTTACATGATGGGAGAATATGACCAAGCTAGAGATTGTTGGGTGGCAGCCTTAAATGAACGTCCCGAAGTGAGTgcttgtcctttttctAATCTCTAGCTGTGTACTGATTACAGCAGGATTACCTCCTTTGGAATCGCCTCGGTGCGACACTGGCCAACGGCGGATCGTCTGAGGAAGCGGTCGATGCTTATCGTCGTGCACTTGAATTGAAGCCTGGATTTACAAGGGCGATTTCTAATCTCGGAGTCGCCTGTCTCAATATTGGAGCACATCGTGAAGCTGCTGAACACTGTATGTTTATCTCATTTTCCTTATTCAAGTAGCTTGTTACTGACTGTGGTTTAGTCCTCGCTGCTTTGTCTCTTCATCCGTCTCAGACTGACGGAGACAGCCAGCAGATCTCTAATGATTCTGCTTCCCTTTGGGGTACATTGCGCAAGTCCCTTATCGCTATGGAGCTGCCTGATTTGGCCGCTAAAGCCAGGCCTGGTACCGATCTGGAGGTCTTCAGAAGGGCGGGTTTTGAGTTCTGATTTAAGTCGTAAGGATGATCCGTACGAGTAAAGGGGTTATCACCATTGCATGAGATTTAAAATGTAGTCATATGGATCGTAGATTGTAAGTCGGCATCGATCAGCTTGTGATGAAGATTTACTTTTGTAAAGCGTCATTACTGCCAATATCTTCCCTGTGCCCTGGCCGGTTTGTTGCTGCTTTTCGGTGAGATCCTAGCTTCGGTTCGTCTTGGAATAGAAGGCCTGAAAACGTGGTGGTCCGGCCTGCAACGATCTCCATCGCCCAGTAATCTTCATCTGATACTCAATACTGCCCTGGAGCGCTGGAAACGGTTGATTACTAACAATCATATAGCCGAATTGTTTATCGGCTAGCTACCTTAACAATTGATGAAAATGCAGCGGTTATCGACGGACAAGGACTACCACTGGCCGTTAATAAAAATCGCAAGGGGGAGGAGCGCATTCACAGTGGCTTCTAAAGAAAGCTAACTTAGGTTACGGCTATGAAATCCATTTTTGCGGGAGTCTAGCGCTGCCGAGCGGCAAAAAGTTGTTTGCGATTTAGAGATTAACATAAAGCCGAAGTAGATGAGTGCCGACGGCAAAAGTCTAGCCGTTCATTATGTATGCGCCAAATATCAACAAGCAACCTCCTATTatatcatcatttttccccttccgtAAGCTGTTAAGCATGTTCTTCCCCCCTTGAGCTTAACTTGAGCTTGTAACGAGATCTTCTGTTATCGCACCTACTACTTACAGTACTTATATGCAGTGTTGAGGTGTGAAAAGTCCTCAAAATAGAATAACATCAAGATAAAATAGATATATGGCTTTCGCTACTACACAACAATGCTCCCTCGCCACATTACTTGGTTTGTTCAGCAGCATAGGTTacaatcttttcctttgcaTAGTCTTCGTATCGACCGCTTATGTTTCCTAAATGTGTTTCCATTATTCATCCACACATTGCCCGTCCATTACCTACTACTACTATATATACTATTATACCAAATGCAACCGTGTAATCCGTCGGCATTGGCGAAGCATTCGTATGCCCCATCTTTTTTCTGGGTCCCCATTGAGATGTCCCACGGGGTTTCCAGTTTCAAGCGGGGACCTCAGAGATTATAGGAGTTTTCACCCTTCGCTCTCGCAGCGCTGAGTAGTAATTGTCTGCCAGTATGGCTTACAAATTGTGATGACAGTGACGAAAGAGATATGGTGTAACCGTTAATAGCCGTCAATTGCTGTAGTACGTGTTTATCTGTTCTCTGCGCTTCCGCATGTCGcactgaagaagacgtaAGGCATTAAGACAAAGGCATCGGTGATTAGCAACATCAGATAGACGACAGGCAATAGTTGTTGGATTCCTGTCCGAAACATTGCCTGTTGGTTATTGATGATGCTGTCATAGTGGGGCTCATGTTATTTAACGATTATGGTGTATGGTATAGTAATAGTAGTGATCTGATACTGGGCAGTCCCAGGCCGTAATGAGCTGTAAGCTGCAAGATGCAGCCTGCTGCTGCCCCCTCCGGTCAGTCTGGCCTAATTGTACCCTGGTATCAGCTTTATTTCTGATGGTCTCACGTATTAGCTTCACGTTCGTTCTGAATTAGTAGGTCAGTACCacataataataataaatgaAGTAACGCCCCTTCGCTTTTGGACGGCTATTCACATTTGATAACCTTCTCCAGAACGGTCATAATCCACGCTGGCGTGGTACCCCGATATCTGTAAACCCGCCGGTCCCAAATTAGTCGGTGATCGCTAATGTTTATCTTCGCGGGTCTCCCTTATTTTGAGCGACTGAGGTTTGAGGTTCTAGGAGGACCTCCGCCTGCCATCGTTAGCCAGAAGTCGGAAGTCGGGTCGGTTCGGTTGGGCGTGGGGGTGGGGCCCTCTCTGAATCCTAGATTACTTTCAGGGCACCAGGGGGCACCTCAGGGCCTCAATGTGGAGTCTTGGCGGACTTTACTGGGTAACATGACGTACGCGAATAGAAGTGCCCAGAATAGGGAAGAAAATCTTGTGGGCGGAGCCCGTCGATAGCCGTCTCCTTTTCAGATGCTGTATCGcg
Encoded here:
- a CDS encoding peroxisome targeting signal receptor encodes the protein MQSFLNGTECGPSNPLKQVAQREGVDNSLFKDRLAPQSSTQLNAFRPSPSFGPQSQAPIARHVNPTPHPFNLSHLSAALAESSRSDSASPVPTASQVPLGPNFEARWNDAMVNGLKPPPSVTQAAFRTPVQWASPPSQQSNWVEGYEKWQSSQEKGKQRDIEPGPQMAYNPSYYGGIPGASMGLSQGMGLGYQPSFSPIYSQNLQQPPASLPPEVLLDPKQMEALFARAEEEWKATDAASSQTSEQEDAKGKGKEKEMSADEETAEETTTDNVEEIKEAKGDFEKVWESLKPEAERLNKLAEWERDFSQFTNDEDDLFDVLNESLNGPGVGQANLDQQTDFLQDERFAMGQGLAPRDDGVPQMAGYEFSSSSQHLSSLSASYLWTEANHLLASGGSLSEAAIMIEQFITRSTPQERTQINVSLTEAWATLGRVHAMDEKEEKALEAFQEGSKTLEQEGVTGKEGVAGEMLTNLAISYVNESLDLAALSTLHRFLSLTHPAYAGPAPTTSSPLLTSPTASPWVLHQQMADSFLALAREQYQKGEKVDPDVQVGLGTLFYMMGEYDQARDCWVAALNERPEDYLLWNRLGATLANGGSSEEAVDAYRRALELKPGFTRAISNLGVACLNIGAHREAAEHFLAALSLHPSQTDGDSQQISNDSASLWGTLRKSLIAMELPDLAAKARPGTDLEVFRRAGFEF